The following coding sequences are from one Thamnophis elegans isolate rThaEle1 chromosome 5, rThaEle1.pri, whole genome shotgun sequence window:
- the SGK2 gene encoding serine/threonine-protein kinase Sgk2 isoform X2: MDHSRSPEHNNQSSSPSDNINLGPFANPNAKPTDFDFLKVIGKGSFGKVLLSKHKSDGRFYAIKVLQKKSILKKKEQNHIMAERNVLLKNVKHPFLVGLHYSFQTKEKLYFVLDYVNGGELFFHLQRERCFREPRARFYAAEMASAVGYLHSLNIIYRDLKPENILLDSQGHIVLTDFGLCKEGMEPEETTSTFCGTPEYLAPEVLKKQPYDRTVDWWCLGAVLYEMLFGLPPFYSRDMSQMYENILHKPLQIQGTKTIAACDILQGLLHKDQKKRLGAKTDFLEIKNHMFFAPINWDDLYNKKITPPFDPNVAGPADLRHFDPEFTQETVPNSLIQTPDLATSSSSATNAFLGFSYAPNDDD; encoded by the exons TCTTCATCACCAAGTGACAATATCAACCTTGGACCCTTTGCTAATCCCAA TGCCAAGCCAACTGATTTTGACTTCCTAAAAGTAATTGGCAAAGGAAGCTTTGGGAAA GTCCTTTTGTCCAAACACAAGTCTGATGGAAGATTCTATGCTATAAAAGTTTTGCAGAAAAAGTCCATCCTTAAGAAAAAAGAG caaaaccacataatggcagaACGTAATGTGCTCCTGAAGAATGTGAAACATCCTTTCCTTGTGGGGCTCCACTATTCTTTCCAGACCAAGGAGAAACTCTACTTTGTACTGGATTATGTAAACGGAGGAGAG TTATTCTTCCACCTACAAAGGGAGCGCTGTTTCCGTGAACCTCGAGCTCGCTTCTATGCAGCAGAAATGGCCAGTGCGGTTGGCTACCTTCACTCACTGAATATCATATACAG ggacttGAAACCAGAAAATATTCTTTTGGATTCTCAG GGTCACATTGTTCTGACAGATTTTGGACTTTGCAAAGAAGGAATGGAGCCAGAAGAAACAACATCTACTTTTTGTGGCACACCAGAA TATTTGGCCCCAGAAGTACTTAAAAAGCAGCCTTATGACCGAACTGTTGACTGGTGGTGCCTTGGAGCCGTGCTTTATGAAATGCTATTTGGCTTG CCTCCATTTTACAGCCGGGATATGTCACAGATGTATGAGAATATCCTGCACAAACCACTTCAGATTCAAGGAACCAAGACGATAGCAGCTTGTGATATCCTACAAGGACTTCTTCATAAAGATCAGAAGAAGAGGCTTGGAGCCAAGACCGATTTT cTTGAAATAAAAAACCATATGTTCTTCGCTCCAATAAACTGGGATGATTTGTATAATAAGAAGATCACTCCTCCATTTGATCCTAATGTA gCTGGGCCAGCTGATCTACGACATTTTGACCCAGAATTCACTCAGGAAACTGTTCCCAATTCCCTCATTCAAACTCCTGATTTAGCTACCAGCAGTTCCAGTGCAACAAATGCTTTCCTGGGTTTTTCTTATGCACCAAATGATGACGATTAA
- the IFT52 gene encoding intraflagellar transport protein 52 homolog isoform X1, which produces MVATPQIIMEGDLRNIITFNASKKEIFTMNSGYRILQKKLRSNWKIQSLKDEITSEKLSGVKLWITAGPREKFTAAEFEVLKKYLESGGNILVMLGEGGESRYDTNINFLLEEFGIMVNNDSVVRNVYYKYFHPKEALVSNGVLNREISRAAGKTVTGIIDEDTGGNDSQALTFVYPFGATLNVMKPAVAVLSTGSVCFPLNRPILAFYPYKTQGGKLAVLGSCHMFSDQYLEKEENTKIMEVLFQWLTTNDIHLNQIDAEDPEISDYTMLPDIATLSERLRVCLQEGDENPRDFTTLFDMSIYQLDTTALPKIIKSYEQLNVKYEPLQLIQPQFETPLPALQPAVFPPAFRELPPPSLDLFDLDETFSSEKARLAQITNKCTEDDLEFYVRKCGDILGVTNKLPKEQQDAKHILEHIFFQVVEFKKLNQENDIDTSEVGFQGGF; this is translated from the exons ATGGTGGCGACTCCGCAG aTAATTATGGAGGGAGATCTTCGGAATATTATTACCTTCAATGCTTCCAAAAAAGAAATTTTTACTATGAACAGTGGTTATAGgattttacaaaaaaaacttCGTAGTAACTGGAAGATACAGAG CTTAAAAGATGAAATCACTTCAGAGAAACTTTCAGGAGTAAAACTGTGGATTACTGCAGGACCCAGAGAAAAGTTTACAGCTGCTGAA TTTGAAGTTCTGAAGAAATATCTAGAAAGTGGTGGGAATATCTTGGTGATGCTGGGAGAAGGTGGTGAATCTCGTTACGATACTAACATCAACTTCTTATTAGAAGAGTTCGGGATCATGGTCAATAATG ATTCTGTGGTGAGAAATGTGTATTATAAATATTTCCATCCTAAAGAAGCGTTGGTGTCTAATGGAGTTTTAAATCG GGAAATCAGCAGAGCTGCAGGAAAAACCGTGACTGGGATAATAGATGAAGATACTGGTGGAAATGATTCACA GGCTCTCACTTTTGTATATCCGTTTGGTGCTACATTAAATGTGATGAAACCTGCAGTGGCTGTTTTGTCTACAGGCTCTGTCTGTTTTCCTCTTAATAGACCCATTTTGGCTTTTTATCCTTACAAG ACTCAAGGTGGCAAATTAGCAGTATTGGGATCATGTCATATGTTCAGTGATCAGTatttggaaaaagaagaaaataccaaAATCATG GAAGTACTTTTCCAGTGGCTTACAACAAATGACATTCACTTAAATCAGATAGATGCAGAAGATCCAGAA atttcTGATTATACAATGCTTCCTGATATAGCCACTTTGTCAGAACGTTTACGAGTTTGTCTGCAAGAGGGAGATGAGAATCCACGAGACTTTACAACACTGTTTGATATGTCTATTTACCAACTAGATACTACAGCACTTCCGAAAATTATTAA GTCTTATGAACAGCTGAATGTGAAATATGAACCACTTCAGCTAATTCAGCCACAGTTTGAAACACCTTTACCTGCACTCCAGCCAGCA GTTTTTCCACCAGCTTTCAGAGAGTTGCCTCCTCCCAGCCTGGATTTGTTTGATTTGGATGAAACTTTTTCTTCTGAGAAAGCTCGTCTCGCCCAAATAACAAACAAGT gTACTGAAGATGATCTGGAATTCTATGTCAGAAAATGTGGCGATATCCTAGGGGTAACAAATAAACTGCCAAAGGAACAGCAAGATGCCAAGCATATACTGGAGCATATTTTCTTTCAAGTGGTGGAGTTCAAGAAGCTAAATCAA GAAAATGATATTGATACAAGTGAAGTTGGATTCCAGGGTGGTTTCTGA
- the IFT52 gene encoding intraflagellar transport protein 52 homolog isoform X2, with protein sequence MEGDLRNIITFNASKKEIFTMNSGYRILQKKLRSNWKIQSLKDEITSEKLSGVKLWITAGPREKFTAAEFEVLKKYLESGGNILVMLGEGGESRYDTNINFLLEEFGIMVNNDSVVRNVYYKYFHPKEALVSNGVLNREISRAAGKTVTGIIDEDTGGNDSQALTFVYPFGATLNVMKPAVAVLSTGSVCFPLNRPILAFYPYKTQGGKLAVLGSCHMFSDQYLEKEENTKIMEVLFQWLTTNDIHLNQIDAEDPEISDYTMLPDIATLSERLRVCLQEGDENPRDFTTLFDMSIYQLDTTALPKIIKSYEQLNVKYEPLQLIQPQFETPLPALQPAVFPPAFRELPPPSLDLFDLDETFSSEKARLAQITNKCTEDDLEFYVRKCGDILGVTNKLPKEQQDAKHILEHIFFQVVEFKKLNQENDIDTSEVGFQGGF encoded by the exons ATGGAGGGAGATCTTCGGAATATTATTACCTTCAATGCTTCCAAAAAAGAAATTTTTACTATGAACAGTGGTTATAGgattttacaaaaaaaacttCGTAGTAACTGGAAGATACAGAG CTTAAAAGATGAAATCACTTCAGAGAAACTTTCAGGAGTAAAACTGTGGATTACTGCAGGACCCAGAGAAAAGTTTACAGCTGCTGAA TTTGAAGTTCTGAAGAAATATCTAGAAAGTGGTGGGAATATCTTGGTGATGCTGGGAGAAGGTGGTGAATCTCGTTACGATACTAACATCAACTTCTTATTAGAAGAGTTCGGGATCATGGTCAATAATG ATTCTGTGGTGAGAAATGTGTATTATAAATATTTCCATCCTAAAGAAGCGTTGGTGTCTAATGGAGTTTTAAATCG GGAAATCAGCAGAGCTGCAGGAAAAACCGTGACTGGGATAATAGATGAAGATACTGGTGGAAATGATTCACA GGCTCTCACTTTTGTATATCCGTTTGGTGCTACATTAAATGTGATGAAACCTGCAGTGGCTGTTTTGTCTACAGGCTCTGTCTGTTTTCCTCTTAATAGACCCATTTTGGCTTTTTATCCTTACAAG ACTCAAGGTGGCAAATTAGCAGTATTGGGATCATGTCATATGTTCAGTGATCAGTatttggaaaaagaagaaaataccaaAATCATG GAAGTACTTTTCCAGTGGCTTACAACAAATGACATTCACTTAAATCAGATAGATGCAGAAGATCCAGAA atttcTGATTATACAATGCTTCCTGATATAGCCACTTTGTCAGAACGTTTACGAGTTTGTCTGCAAGAGGGAGATGAGAATCCACGAGACTTTACAACACTGTTTGATATGTCTATTTACCAACTAGATACTACAGCACTTCCGAAAATTATTAA GTCTTATGAACAGCTGAATGTGAAATATGAACCACTTCAGCTAATTCAGCCACAGTTTGAAACACCTTTACCTGCACTCCAGCCAGCA GTTTTTCCACCAGCTTTCAGAGAGTTGCCTCCTCCCAGCCTGGATTTGTTTGATTTGGATGAAACTTTTTCTTCTGAGAAAGCTCGTCTCGCCCAAATAACAAACAAGT gTACTGAAGATGATCTGGAATTCTATGTCAGAAAATGTGGCGATATCCTAGGGGTAACAAATAAACTGCCAAAGGAACAGCAAGATGCCAAGCATATACTGGAGCATATTTTCTTTCAAGTGGTGGAGTTCAAGAAGCTAAATCAA GAAAATGATATTGATACAAGTGAAGTTGGATTCCAGGGTGGTTTCTGA